In Quercus robur chromosome 10, dhQueRobu3.1, whole genome shotgun sequence, a genomic segment contains:
- the LOC126703918 gene encoding uncharacterized mitochondrial protein AtMg00810-like, which produces MEVDDSLPADYVGKHSEDELLLLNDAVLVPSSSEPSTPVHETQQEQSELIPPSEQKEEMKAMFEMSMVGELTYFLRLQVKQTDSSIYINQAKYAKNLIKRFGLDKVTHARTPMAANAKSANDPSGESVNVTLCRSMIGCLLYLTTSRPDITFSVGVCSRFQSNPKVSHLNLVKRIIKYVGRTCDYGLFYSKESNLSFAGFSDSDWAGNADDRKSTTSGCFYVGANLVAWMSKKQNYVSLSTVEVEYIVAGNCCSQLL; this is translated from the exons ATGGAAGTTGACGATTCACTTCCTGCTGATTATGTGGGGAAGCATAGTGAGGACGAGCTGCTGTTGTTGAATGATGCAGTTTTAGTACCATCAAGTTCAGAACCATCCACACCGGTTCATGAAACTCAACAAGAACAAAGTGAGCTTATTCCTCCATCGGAACAGAAAG AGGAAATGAAGGCaatgtttgaaatgagtatggttggtgaactaacttatttcttgAGATTGCAAGTGAAGCAAACAGACTCAAGTatctacatcaaccaagcaaagTATGCAAAAAATCTAAtcaagagatttggactggaTAAGGTTACCCATGCTAGAACACCAATGGCTGCAAATGCGAAATCAGCAAATGATCCATCAGGTGAATCTGTTAATGTTACATTATGTAGAAGCATGATTGGATGTCTTTTGTATTTGACTACTAGTCGACCTGATATTACctttagtgttggtgtttgttctagatttcaatctaatcctaaGGTTTCACATTTAAATCTTGttaaaagaatcataaagtatgtTGGTAGAACTTGtgattatggattattttatagcAAAGAGTCTAATCTGTCTTTTGCTGGTTTTTCTGATTCTGATTGGGCtggtaatgctgatgatagaaaaagcaccactAGTGGATGTTTTTATGTAGGAGCCAATCTTGttgcttggatgagtaaaaagcaaaattatGTGTCTTTGTCTACTGTAGAGGTAGAATATATTGTTGCTGGAAATTGTTGCTCACAGCTTCTTTGA
- the LOC126703151 gene encoding pentatricopeptide repeat-containing protein At1g06143-like, whose product MKYMKSITNFNHFSVPKPLQHILTRKQSILDQIKTCSNLKNLGSVFASMIKTNANQDCFLVNQFISACSNLLQIDYATLAFTHMESPNVFVYNAMIRGFAHCFHPTQALECYIHMLRAEVMPTSYTFSSLIKACAPLSALGFGEAVHCHIWRNGFDSHLFVQTALIDLYSNFGKIGRSRRVFDEMPDRDVYAWTTIVSAYVRTGDLSSAKDLFEEMPERNTATWNTMIDGYARVGNFDSAELLFNQMSVRDIISWTTMITCYSQHQKFREALAIFNEMTSNGIHPDEVTMATVISACAHLGALDLGKEIHLYILQNGFDVDVYIGSALIDMYAKCGSLDRSLSVFFKLWEKNLFCWNSVIDGLAVHGYADEALKMFRGMEREKIKPNGITFISVLSACTHAGLVEEGRRMFLSMTDDYSILPEVGHYGCMVDLLSKAGLLEDALELIRSMKVEPNNIIWGALLGGCKLHRNLEIAQVAVKELMALEPNNSGHYNLLVNMYAEVNRWGEVGKIRAAMKNIGVEKTCPGSSWIEMERKIHQFAASDKSHPASSEIYLLLAELDGQLKLAGCVPELIWSDLA is encoded by the coding sequence ATGAAGTACATGAAATCCATTACTAACTTTAACCACTTTTCAGTTCCAAAACCACTCCAACACATACTCACTCGGAAACAATCTATACTTGATCAGATAAAGACATGTTCCAACCTAAAGAACCTGGGATCTGTGTTTGCCTCTATGATCAAAACCAATGCAAACCAGGATTGTTTTTTAGTGAACCAATTTATTAGCGCTTGCTCCAACCTTTTGCAAATAGATTACGCAACTTTAGCATTTACCCACATGGAAAGTCCCAATGTTTTTGTCTACAATGCAATGATAAGGGGCTTTGCTCATTGTTTTCACCCAACTCAAGCTTTGGAATGTTACATACATATGTTGAGAGCTGAAGTTATGCCAACAAGTTATACATTTTCATCGTTGATTAAGGCTTGTGCTCCGCTTTCAGCTTTGGGTTTTGGTGAAGCTGTACACTGTCACATTTGGAGAAATGGGTTTGATTCACATTTGTTTGTTCAAACTGCTTTGATTGATCTCTATTCGAATTTTGGCAAAATTGGTAGATCAAGAAgggtgtttgatgaaatgcctgACAGAGATGTTTATGCATGGACTACGATAGTTTCTGCTTATGTCCGTACTGGGGATTTGAGTTCTGCGAAGGACTTGTTTGAGGAGATGCCTGAGAGGAATACTGCTACATGGAACACTATGATTGATGGATATGCAAGAGTGGGGAATTTCGATTCTGCGGAGTTGTTATTCAATCAGATGTCTGTAAGGGATATAATCTCATGGACAACCATGATCACTTGCTATTCTCAACACCAGAAATTTAGAGAAGCATTAGCAATATTTAACGAAATGACGAGTAATGGGATCCATCCCGATGAAGTGACCATGGCAACTGTTATATCAGCTTGTGCCCATCTTGGAGCTCTTGATTTAGGAAAGGAAATTCATCTTTATATATTGCAGAATGGATTTGATGTTGATGTTTATATTGGGTCTGCGCTTATTGATATGTATGCCAAGTGTGGGAGCTTAGATAGGTCACTTTCAGTGTTCTTCAAGTTGTGGgagaaaaacttgttttgttggAATTCAGTTATAGACGGGCTTGCAGTTCATGGGTATGCAGATGAAGCGCTAAAGATGTTTAGGGGAATGGAGAGGGAGAAGATCAAACCTAATGGAATTACTTTTATTAGTGTTCTAAGTGCCTGCACTCATGCAGGACTTGTTGAAGAAGGCCGAAGGATGTTTTTGAGCATGACAGATGATTACTCAATCCTTCCTGAAGTTGGACACTATGGATGTATGGTTGATCTATTGAGCAAAGCAGGCTTGCTTGAAGATGCACTAGAGTTGATAAGAAGCATGAAAGTTGAACCAAACAACATTATATGGGGGGCCTTGTTAGGTGGGTGCAAGCTCCACAGAAACTTGGAGATTGCTCAAGTTGCTGTTAAGGAACTGATGGCTTTGGAGCCAAACAACAGTGGCCATTACAATCTTCTGGTTAACATGTATGCTGAAGTGAATAGATGGGGTGAGGTTGGAAAAATCCGGGCAGCCATGAAGAATATAGGAGTGGAAAAGACATGTCCTGGATCCAGTTGGATTGAAATGGAAAGGAAGATTCATCAGTTTGCAGCATCTGATAAATCTCACCCAGCTTCTAGTGAAATTTACCTATTGCTGGCTGAATTAGATGGGCAACTGAAGCTAGCTGGCTGTGTACCTGAACTAATTTGGAGTGATTTAGCGTGA